The genomic interval CGATTCAATCACATGCTCTTGTTTAACATTGCAAAACAATGCTAATTTTTTACGAATATTATGAGAAATATGTTTTTCCGTTCTACAAACTAAAATATCAGCTTTTATCCCTTTTTCCATTAAACTTCTAACAGAATGTTGAGTCGGTTTTGTTTTTACTTCTCCAGTAAAAGAAATATACGGTAATAAAGTTAAATGAATAACTAATCCATTAAATTCCCCTAATTCCCACTTCAATTGACGTACAGATTCAATATAAGGAAGAGATTCTATATCTCCAACAGTTCCCCCAATTTCAGTAATAACAATATCATAAATTTCTGATTCTCCAAGAATTTTAATACGTCTTTTAATTTCATTTGTAATATGAGGAATTACTTGTACTGTTTTTCCTAAATAATTTCCTTTTCTCTCATTATCAATAACTTTTTTATATATCATTCCAGATGTAACATTATTTTCTTTCGTAGTAGATTGATTTAAAAACCGTTCATAATGTCCTAAATCTAAATCTGTTTCCGCTCCATCTTTAGTTACAAAACATTCTCCATGTTCATAAGGATTTAAAGTCCCGGGGTCTATATTAAAATAAGGATCTAATTTTTGAATTGTCACTTTATATCCTCTAGATTTTAACAACATTCCTAATGAAGCTGATACTATTCCTTTTCCCAAAGAAGAACTTACTCCACCTGTAACAAAAATATATTTTGTTCTTCTCATTTAATTAATGTAATTATTTAATGATTTCAATGAATGATATTTAATTATTTATTATTTCCTATTTCCTTGTATTTACTCTTAATCTTTAAGACTAAAAAAATAGCTAAATTTACAATTTTAAAAACTTTAATTAAAAAAAACTAAAATTTTTGTAAAAAAAATTCTAATTTTTTTTTATATTTGTCAAAATACTTAACGGAGCAAGTCCTACACAATCAGCTCCCTATAAAACCTCCAGGGTGGGAACACAGCAAAGGTAAATACGGTAGTAGCGATGTGATGTAGGTTCGCTTGCTCCTTTTTTTCATCATGCATAAAATGAAAGATGGAAGATTTATTTAAATGCAATTTTTGTGGAAGAAAAAAAAATGAAATAACTTTTCTTATATCAGGAATAAATGGACATATTTGTAACTTTTGTATAGAAAAAACTTATTCTTTAATTCATAAAAAATTAGAACAAAAAAAAGAAATTGATGAACAACAACTGATTAAGTTTTTAAAAAAACCTAAAGAAATAAAAAAGTTTTTAGATCAATATGTTGTAGGACAAGATGAAGCAAAAAAAGTTATTTCTGTTGCTGTCTATAATCATTATAAAAGAATTCAATTTATAGTAGAGAATAAAAAAAATAAAATAGAAAAAAAAGACATTAAAAATGAAAAAATAGAAATAGAAAAATCCAATATTTTGTTAATTGGAAATACAGGAACCGGAAAAACATTACTTGCTAAAAGTATTTCTAAACTTTTAAAAATTCCTTTCACTATAGCAGATGCAACAACTTTAACTGAAGCTGGATATGTTGGAGAAGATGTGGAATCTATTTTATCTAGATTGTTACAATCTGTTAATTATAATATTAATTCTGCTGAAAAAGGAATCGTATTTATTGATGAAATTGATAAAATTTCTAAAAAAAGTAATAGTAATCCATCTATTACTAGAGACGTGTCTGGAGAAGGTGTTCAACAAGCTCTACTTAAAATATTAGAAGGAACTATAATAAATGTTCCTCCGCAAGGAGGAAGAAAACATCCTGATCAAAAAATGATACCAATCAATACAGAAAATATTTTATTTATAGCTGGAGGAACATTTGATGGAATAGAAAAAATTTTATCAAATAGAATCAATCAATATTCTACTATTGGATATCACACTCAATCTAAAAAAATTGAAAAAAAGGATGTAATTTTTTTTAAAAATATAATATCTGATGATTTAAAAAAATTCGGATTGATTCCAGAGCTCATTGGAAGATTTCCTATTATAACTTATCTAAATCCATTAAATAAAATAATGTTAAAAAAAATTTTAACAGAACCCAAAAATGCTTTGATTAAACAATATCAAGAATTATTTAACATGGATAAAATTTCTCTAAATGTTACAAATAAAGCCTTAAATATTATAGTAGATAAAACTATTCAATTAGGATTAGGAGCTAGAGGATTACGTTTTTTTTGCGAAAAACTTTTTTTAGATTATATGTTTAATATTGACGATCATATAGAAGAAAATATTCATAAAAAATTGAATATAGATGAAAATGTAGCTAAAAAAAAATTATCGTAATTAAATTAATTGATTAAATTACTTTTTTTTTGTAGCAAATTCCATAATTTATCTTTTAATATTGTTAAACCTTCTCCTGTAAAAGAAGAAATGAATGTTATATCATTTTCTCCTAATGAAGAAAAAATTGTTTTTATTTTATTTTTTTCTTTCAAAGAAATTAAGTCGGATTTAGAAATAGCTAACAAACGTTTTTTATTCAATAAATTTGGATTGAATTCTTTTAATTCATTCAATAAAATAAAATATTCTATTTCTTTTTTTTTTGTTTTTTCTGAAGAAAAAAGAAATAATAAAATAGAGTTTCGTTCTACATGTTTTAAAAATTGATATCCTAATCCTTTTCCTTGTGATGCATTTTCTATGATTCCAGGAATATCTGCCAATACAAAAGAATTATAATTTATAAATGCTATCCCCAAATGAGGTTTTTTAGTTGTAAAAGAAAAATTTCCTATTTTTGGTTTTGCTTTTGTAAGTGTAGAAAGTAAGGTAGATTTTCCTGAATTAGGAAATCCGATTAATCCAACATCCGCTAAAATTTTCAATTCTAAATAAATCCAACTTCCCATAGTTTTTATTCCAGGTTGTGCATAATAAGGAGATTTAATTTTTGAATTTTTGAAAAAAAAATTCCCTCTTCCTCCTTTTCCTCCTTTAAATAAAACTTTTTCTTGAAGATTTTTGTCAATTTCTAAAATAATTTCCTTGTTTTTATCTTTAACAACAGTTCCTAAAGGAACTTCTATAAATAAATTTTTTCCATTTGATCCAGTAACATTCTTTTTTTTTCCAGAAAATCCAGATTGAGCTATCCAATGTCTATGATATTTCAAATGAAAAAATGTATTTATATGCGAATTCCCTTTAATAATAATATTTCCTCCTTTTCCTCCTGATCCTCCATCAGGTCCGCCTTTTTTTATATTTTTTTCTCTATGGAAATGAATGCTCCCAGATCCTCCATCTCCACTTTTGCAAAAAATTTTTACAAAATCTATAAAATTATCTTTCATATTCATTGATAAAATATTATGTTTTTTTATAATAAATTATTTATTATTTTTTTTTCAATGAAAAAGGATATTTTTTCTATTGAATAAGAGGCATTTAATTCAACTATATTTTTTTCCCATTTACTACTATTCCAAATAAATGCAGTTTTTTTATTATATTCTTCTATTCTTTTTTGTACAGTGATCATATCTGTATCATCGTCTCTATTACTTATTTTACCTCTTTTTAAAAGTCTATTAATTAATAATTTTTTTCTTATAAAGGAAAAAGAAAAAATTATATTTATTCTCCCCAAATAAAATTTATCTAATATTTTTTCTAAAGAAAAAATTTGATTCCTAGTTCTAGGATACCCATCATATACAATCCCTTTAACGTGAAAATGTTTTTTCATTTCCAAATTTAACATATCTGTAGTTATTTTATCAGGAACTAATATTCCTTTATTAATATAATGACTCGCAAGTATTCCTAAATTGGTTTCTTTTTTTATGTGATTTCTAAACAGAATTCCAGTAGATAAATGAATAAATCCAAATTTGTTTGCTACAATCCTTGCTTGAGTTCCTTTTCCACATCCTGGTGGACCAAATAATATAATGTGTATCATATAAAAATTATGAATCTTATTTACTATTTTACTTACAATAATGAATAATGATTTCCGATTCTTCTAATTCTATTCTAATAAATTGTAGAAAAAGAAGATTATTAGTTGGAGAGTTTTTTTTTGATTTAATAAATAGTATTCAATCAAAATTTTTATGAAAAACTTTTTTTTTGTGACTTGTGTATTTACAAATGAATAGTTTTTCCATAAGCATTTGCTACAGATTCTAAAATAGATTCACTTAAAGAAGGATGTGGATGAATACTGTTTATTATTTCACAATGAGTAGCTTCTAATTTTCTAGAAACTACCACTTCGGAGATAATTTCTGTGACATTATTTCCTATCATCTGACATCCCAACCATTCATCATATTTGGAATCAAAAATTACCTTAACAAATCCCTCTGGATTATCATCAGAGATAGATTTTCCAAGTGCTGAAAAAGGGAATTTTCCTATTCTAATTTGATATCCTTTTTCTTTAGCTTCTTTTTCTGTATACCCAACAGAAGCTATTTCAGGAAAACAATAAACACATTTTGGAATATTATTATAATCTATTTTTGGAGAATTTAAACATTTTATATTTTCAACACATGAAATTGCCTCATGTGAAGCTACATGCGCTAAAGAAGGGGTTTCTATTACATCTCCAATAGCATAATATTCATCTATATTAGTTCTATAATTTTTATCAACGGATATAAACTCTTTTTCAGTAGTGCGAATCCCTACCTCTTCTAATCCAATTGATTTAATATTTGGAGTAACTCCAATTGCGGAAAGTACTATATCTGTTTCTAACGATATTTCTTGTTTATTAATAGTTTGAATATGAACTGTAACACCTTTGTTTTTATTAAATTCTATTTTTTTAATAGTAGATGACAAATAAATTTTAATTCCTTTTTTCTCAAAAGAATCTTTTAAATAAGAAGATATTTCTATATCTAAATTTGGAAAAATCTGGGGACAAATTTCTAAAATAGTAATCTCTGTCCCCATAGAACTATAAAAATATGCAAACTCTAAACCTATGGGGCCAGATCCGATAATAATCATTTTTTTAGGAAGTGTTTTAAGAGAAAGTGCTTCTTTATACCCTATAACTTTTTTTTCATCTTGTTGAAATTCTTTTTTTATTTTCGATTTTGATCCAGTAGCTATGATAATATGAGAAGCGTTATGTTCCTCTATTTTTTTTCCACTTTTTAATATTTCAACTCTTTTCCCACTTTTTAATTTTGCATTTCCATATATAACATGAACTCCATTTTTTTTCATTAGAAATGAAACTCCTTTTTTCATTTTATTAACAACATTCCTACTTTTTTGAATTATTTTTGAATAGTTAACTTTTATTTCATCTATTTCAAATAATTCTCTGTTTTTTTTTATATTTTGCAATATTTTAGCACTATTTAAAATAGATTTTGTAGGAATACATCCCCAATTTAAACAAACACCTCCTAAAGATTCTTTTTCAATAAGAGCAGTTTTCATCCCTAGTTGTGAAGCTCGTATAGATGCAACATAACCCCCCGGTCCGCTTCCTAAAATAATAACATCAAAATACATAAATACAAGATATTATAAATCAAATAAAAATAAATAAATGTGATCTATAATATAAATTTACAAATTTAATTTTCATTAATTTTTGCAAAAAAAATATAAAAAAATCAAAAAAATAAATCATATAAAATTTTTTAAAAAAATTCGTTTTTTGTATGTATATTATATGATGCATTATGAAATTTAATTGAAAAAAAATCATAATAATAAAGATAACATCTAACTAATAAGAATAAGAATTAGATCATGAAGTTTTTTATAGATACTGCTAATTTAGATGAAATAAAAGAAGCTAAAAAAATGGGGATTTTGGATGGTGTAACTACAAATCCTTCTTTAATAGCAAAAGAATCTATTTATAATAAAAATGATATTTATAAACATTACATATCTATTTGTAATATTTTAGGTAAAAAAAATTCAAAAAATGTTAGTGCAGAGATTGTTAGCGTTGATTACCTTGACATGGTACAAGAAGGAGAAGAGATTTCATCATTACATCCAAAAATTGTTGTTAAAATTCCTGCAACAGAAAACGGGATAAAAACTATAAAATATTTATCAAAAAAAAACATTAAAACTAATTGTACACTCATATTTTCATCCGGACAAGCACTTTTAGCGGCTAAATCGGGATCTTATTATGTTTCTCCATTTTTAGGAAGATTAGATGATATCTCTCAAAATGGATTGGATTTAATAAAAGAAATTAAAACTATTTATAGTTTATATCGTTTTGATACAAAAATTATAGCCGCATCTATACGTCATCCTTTACATATTATAGAATGTGCAAAAATAGGAATAGATGCTATAACTTCTCCAAGAAACATTATATCAAATCTTATAAATCATCCTTTAACGAAAATAGGATTAGAAAAATTTTTAAAAGACTATAAGAAAAAAATACGTAATTAAAAAAAGTGAAAATATTAAATTGATTTAATTTTTATTTTTCCATCTAAAAAATACTGTAAGGATATAGATGTAGGTTTTGGCAACTTCTCATAAAATTTTGATAATTCTATTTGCTCTTTGTTTTCAAATATTTCTTCCAAATGATTTTTATTCATTATACTAAATTCCTCTAATTTTCTATCTAAATCATTTTTTAAACGAGAACTAATTTCTCGACTTATTTTTTCTAAAATACAAATTACTTCATAAATGTTTCTTTTTGATAGTTTCTCCAAAACCATACGATCTACGGGTTCAGTATTCATTGGAGCTTTAATGTATTTTAAAAAATTCATTTTCAATTATTCATTAATTTTTTATAAAGATCTTGCAATTTCTTTATATGATAGTAATTATTTGGATATGATTTGACATATTTCTTATATGATTCTAAAAAGTCAGAAATATTTTTTTTGTGATTTGTATTATTAGCTATGGCTATCCTATATCTAATAATACAAATTTTATATAAAACATTTTCTTTGAAATTGCTTTTTGGAAAATCATTTAAAAAATCTCGGAAAGAAACTAAAGCTGCATAATTTTTCTGCATAGAAAAATATATATTAGCTATATAATAATCTTTTTTTTCAATTTTTTTCAACAGTTCATTCAAAAGTTTATTCGCTTCTGTTATTTTAGAACTGTTTTGAAATCTTTGAATAAATTGATTTAAAATATCAATAGCCATATAAGTATTTTTTTGATCTAAATCAAAATTCAACGAGGAAAAATAAAAATTTAATCCTTTTCTGAAAAATTCATATTCTTCAAAATTTTTTTCTTCTTTAGTTTCAGAATAAGACTGAATGTTTTTTCTATAAAAAAATTTTTGAAATAACTCTTTTTTTTCATCCCATTTACTATTATTGCGATTAATAATTTCTTTTCTATCTGTAGAATAAATTTCTTCTCTAACTTTTTCTTTACTTTCTCTATCTAGTACATTTAGTACATTACCGTATCCATATACAGAAGAACTTAAAAAAACCAAAAATAAAATCAAAATACAAATATTTTTTTTTTGATTCATATTCAAAATTTTTTATCTAAATCACGATCAAATAAATAAAGCCCTAATTTTTCATCTCCTATTAATTCAATTTTACTTAATATACTTTTACTTAAATTTTCCTCTTCTATTTGTTTTTCTACATACCATTGTAAAAAGTTATATGTAAAATAATCTTTTTCTTGTAAAGATAATTCAACAAGAATATTAATTTCAGATGAAATTTTTATTTCATGTTCAAATAATTTTTGAAACAGTTCTTTCAAAGAATTATATGAATAAGATTTTTCATAAAAATGTAAATTTTCATATGGAAAAATTGCTGCATATCCGCCTCTTTTATTAATATATCTCATTAACTTTAACATATGGTTTCTTTCTTCATTTGAATGATTGTATAAAAATTCACATATTCCTTCAAACCCTTTATATTCTGACCAAGATGCCATAGATAAATATAATTGAGAAGATTCCAATTCTCTAATCAATTGTTTTTTTAATCCTTTTTGTATTTTTTCACTAAACATAAAATTTTTATTTTTTTTAAATTAAAATTTCTTTATTTTCTCCTAAAAAGGATATCATTTTTCTTTTTAAAGAATCCGTTCCATTCAATAATGGAAGTCTTACATAGGAATTACATATTTTTATAATATTTAAAAACATTTTAATTCCAGTTGGATTTCCTTCTTTATAAATTAAATCAATCATAGAAAGAATTTCATAAAAAATATCAAAAGCCTTTTTGACATTATTCTTTTTAGCAAAAGAAACCATTTCAGAAACTTGATTTGGAAATCCTTGTGCTATTACAGAAATAACCCCATCTCCTCCTCCTAATATTATAGGTAAAGTGAGAAAATCATCTCCTGATATTACACTAAAATTTTTTGGTTTTTTTTCAATAATTCTATAAGATTGCAAAACATTTCCAGACGCTTCTTTTATTCCTATTATTTTTTGAAAATCATTAGCTAAACGAATTACAGTTTCTGGGGATACATTTGAACCAGTTCTTTTAGGAACATTATAAATAATTATATTAGTTTCTGTATTATTGACAATAGATCTAAAATGTTGGTAAATCCCCTCTTGAGAGGGGGTATTGTAATAAGGAGAAACAGAAAGAATTGCCAAAAAATCTGAAAGATTTGTATTTTTTATATTATTTATAACAGATTTAGTATCATTTCCACCTATTCCTAATATTAAAGGAAGTTTTTTTAAATTTATACTTTTAATACATTCTATAATATCTTTTTTTTCTTCTTTTTTTAAAGTAGAAATTTCAGATGTAGTTCCTAATATTACTAAATAATCTACTTTATCTTCTACATATTTAACAAGATTTTCAAGTCCATTAAAATCTATTTTTCCATCCTTTTTAAAAGGAGTAACCAACGCTACACCTGTTCCAGATAATTTTTTCATAACATATGCTCATTTGCGTTTGATATTAACAAAAATATCTTTAATTAGTATTAGTTAGTTAACTATTATAATTTTTTCAAATTATATTATATTACAAAACTTATTTAATCATATTTTGCATTGTTTAATAACAAACAGATGTAGACGGGGATTTTTTTAATTTAATAATCTCTTTTTGTTCTTGGTCTTGCTGCAGATACAATAATATTTCGGCCCATTAGTTCTGTCCCATTTAATTTTTCTATAGCTTGTCTTGCGTTTTCTTCATTAGACATTTCTATAAATCCAAATCCTTTGCTTCTTTTACTTGATGCAGATTCGTCAAAAATTATTTTTGCATGAGTAACTTCTCCTATAGATTCAAAATATTCTTTTAATTCTTTTTCTGTCATATCATAAGATAAATTTCCAACGTATAATTTCGTATTGTCCATATTTGATAAATAAATTGTTTTAAATGTTTTAAAGGCAAATTTAGAGAAATATTTTTTCTAAAAAAGAAAAATATTTCATTAAAACAAGTTTTTTAACTCAATAATTCTATAAGAATCCATGATTATTTTCATCAGAATAACTTTACGAAAAAAAAGTTGAATTTTTTAGTTTTTTTTATCTTTTCTATACAAAATAAACTACCTCAAAAATACTTAAAATAAAACTAAAACTTATAAGAAAAGTATTGAATGAACGAATTCGCAATTGTATCATCTTTATTAGACAATGATTTTTATAAATTTACTATGCAAAACGCAATTATAAAACTGTTTCCTTTAGCAAAAGCTAAATATGAATTTATCAATAGAGGGAAACATTCTTTTCCAAAAAATTTTTCTGATCTTTTAAAAGAAAATCTTCAAGAGATGGCAAGTCTAAAACTTTCAAATGATGAAAGAAAATTTTTAGAAAAAAATTGCCCTTATTTAGATTCTACATATTTAGACTTTCTAAATACATATCAATATAATCCAAAAGAAGTCTTTATTTCACAAAATGGAAAAGACATACATATGTCAATTGAAGGATTATGGAGTAGTACTATACTATGGGAAGTTCCTTTAATGGCAACTATATCTGAATTATATTATCAACTAACAGGAAAAAAATGTATTTCAGACAATAAAATTATTCTTTTAACAAAAGAAAAATTAGAAAAATATAAAAAACTAAATGTTAAAATTGGAGAATACGGAACTAGAAGAAGGTATTCTTATAAAGTTCAAAAATTAGTTTTGAATTTTTTAAAAGAAAAGGGAAATTCCGTTTTTATTGGAAGCAGTAACGTTCATTTATCTCGTATTTTTTCAAAAAAACCTATCGGAACTCATGGACATGAATGGGTTATGTTTCATGCTGCTAAATATGGATTTAACATAGCAGATCAAATAGCAATGGAAAATTGGTTGAATATCTATGGAAAAAACTTAAGAATAGCTTTATCGGATACATATACCACTTCAGTTTTTTTAAAAAATTTTGATAAAAAATTAGCAAATCTTTTTGAAGGAGTTCGACATGATAGTGGAAATCCTATTTTATTTACTAATGAAATCATAAAACACTACAAAAAGTTGAAAATAAATCCTTTAAAAAAAAAAATTATTTTTTCAGATAATTTAAATCCCAACAAGGTCGCTACTATATCTTCTTTTTGCAAAAAAAAAATAAATCCATTTTTTGGAATAGGAACTAATTTTACTAATGATGTAGGATTACCATCTATGAATATGGTTATAAAAATGGTTAAAACACTTCCAAAAACAAAAAAAAAAAAATGGATATCAGTTGTCAAACTTTCTAACGTAAAAGAAAAATCTACAGGAGATAAAAATTTGATTTCTCTAGCTAAGAAAATTCTTCGTATTTAGTTTTTACACCTTTATCATTTCTTTTAAAATTTATTAAATTTATTGATAAGAAAGAAAATAAATGAAACAATACGAAAAAAAAGACATTAAAAATGATGAAATAAAAAACGAAAATGAAGAAAAAAAAAATAGCACATTACAAACTTATATAGAAAATTATGGATGTCAAATGAACCTCTTTGACAATGAAATAGTGGCTTCTCTTTTATTGGACAAAGGATTTTCTATTACAGAAAATTTAGAAAAAGCAAATATTATATTGATAAATACTTGTTCTATTCGAGAAAAAGCAGAATCAACCTTAAAAAATAGATTACAAAATCTAAAATATTTAAAAAAAAATAAAAAAAATCCTCCATTATTTGGAATATTGGGATGTTTGTCAAAACAAATAAAAAAATTGGATCAAGAAAACATTATAGATTTTTCCATATCTCCAGATTCTTATAGAAAAATATCTGATATTATTATTCGTTTGATTAATGAAAATAAAAATCAAAAAAAAGATTCAAAAATTTTTTCTTTACATAAAGAAAACGAAACTTATTCTGATATAACTCCATATCAATTTTGGAATAAGAATAGAAAAAATAAAAAAGTTACCGCGTTCTTAAGTATTACAAGAGGATGTGATAATATGTGTACATTTTGTGTAGTTCCTTTTACAAGAGGAAGAGAAAGAAGTAGTGATCCTAATTTGATCCTTAAAGAATGCAAGATTTTATATGAAAAAGGATATAAAGAAGTTACCCTTTTAGGTCAAAATGTAGATTCTTACCTATGGGGAGGAAGAGATTTTTTAAAAAAACAAATTCTTAAAAAAGAAAATAAAAATTTTATAGATTTTTCCATCCTTTTGGATCTTTTAGCAAAAAAAATACCATCTATGCGGATACGATTTTCTACATCTAATCCTCATGATATGTCTGAAAAAGTGATAGAAATAATATCAAAACATTCAAATATATGTAACCATATTCATTTACCAGTTCAATCAGGAAGTAATAAAATATTAAAACTAATGAATAGAAAATATACTAGAGAAAGTTATATTTCTTTAATTAAAAAAATTAGAGAAAAGATTCCTGAATGTTCTATCTCACATGATATTATGACTGGATTTTGTCATGAAAATGAAAAAGATCATCAAGAAACTATTAGTTTAATGAACAATATTAAATATAATTACGGGTATATGTTCTCTTATTCTCATAGACCCGGTACTTATGCCTATAGAAAATTTCAAGATAATGTTCCGGAAAATGTAAAAAAAAGAAGATTGAAAGAGATTATTCATTTACAAAGAACTCATTCTATTTTTCAGATGAAAAAATATATAGGAAAAATACAAGAAGTTTTAATAGAAGGAGAATCCAAAAAAAATCATCAGGATTGGTGGTACGGAAGAAACACTCAAAATATTGGGGTAGTCTTTCCAAAAGAATCCTTTATAGTAGGTGATTTAGTACATGTTCAAATAATAAATTATACTTCTTCAACCTTAATAGGAAGAGGAATTAAAATTAAATAAAAATAATTTTTTTTACTTAAAACTTTTATTACTTATAGTTAGTAAGTATTTATAAAGTATTTATTTTTTTATTTTTTATGGAATCTATATCTATCCATGCTATAAAACAAAAATTTAACATTGTTGGAAATGATTATGCTTTACATAGATCTTTGGAAAAAGCACTTCAAGTAGCTCCGACTGATATTTCTGTATTGATTCTTGGAGAAAGCGGTGTAGGAAAAGAATTTATCCCCAAAATTATTCATCAATTTTCTTTTAGAAAACATTGTTCTTGTATTACCGTAAATTGTGGTGCCATTCCTGAAGGAACAATTGATAGCGAACTTTTTGGACATGAAAAAGGTTCTTTTACAGGAGCTACAAATATGAGAAAGGGGTATTTTGAAGGTGCAGATGGAGGAACTATTTTTTTAGACGAAGTGGGGGAACTTCCCTTAACTACACAAGTTCGTCTTCTTAGAATTTTAGAATCAGGTGAATTTATAAAAGTAGGATCTTCTAAAATACAAAAAACAAATATACGAGTAGTATCTGCTACTAACTTAAACATGATAGAATCCATTCAAAAAGGAAAGTTTAGAGAAGATTTATATTACCGTCTTAATACAGTACAAATTATTATCCCTCCTTTACGAAGTAGGAAAAATGATATTAAACTATTATTCAAAAAATTTTCTAATGATTTTTCAGAAAAATATCGTATTCCTCCAATTAATTTAACTGAAGAATCTCTAAAATATTTAGAGAATTATTCTTGGCCCGGAAATATAAGACAGCTAAAAAATCTTATCGAACAAATTTCTGTAATGGAAACAAAACGTGAAATTTCTATAGATAAATTAAAAGAATATATTCCCGAAAATATTCCTTCATTATCTTTTCACCGTTCAAATAATCACGATCAACGTTTTTTTAAAGATTTTTCTAGAGAAAGAGATTTTTTTTACAAAGTTTTATTTGATATGCAAAAAAATTTAAATGACTTAAAAATTTTAACTTTGCAACTAATTAATAATAATTCTAATTTTATTGAAAATAATCAACAACTTATGGAAAAAGTATTTGGAAAAATACGTCTCAATAATCTAAATAAAAATAAAAAAGACGATACACTTTTTCGATTAGAAAATACTTCTTCTAAGAAAAAAAATAAAAAATCATCAGATGATGAGTTAGATTATGAAGAAATAGAAGAAGATGAAACATTATTATCTAAAAATAATGAGAATAATTTTTCTTTGCAAAAGAAAGAAATTGAATTTATTCAAAAAGCTTTAATGAAAAATAGCGGTAAGAGAAGAATGACCGCAAAAGAATTGGGGATTTCCGAAAGAACATTATATAGAAAAATAAAACAATATGGATTATAGAAGAAAAAAAATAATTATTTTTTCTCTTGTTTTTTTACTATTGTTTAGTTGCTATAATCCTTATTTCCTTAAGGAAGAAAATAAAAAAATACAAATCAAAGATTTTATAGAACTTGTCAATGATATCCCATTTCATGGAGGGAATGAAATTTTTATTTCTGATTTAAAAAGAGGATTAGAAGATTTTATAATTGAACGAAGTCCTTTCACTTT from Blattabacterium cuenoti carries:
- a CDS encoding sigma 54-interacting transcriptional regulator is translated as MESISIHAIKQKFNIVGNDYALHRSLEKALQVAPTDISVLILGESGVGKEFIPKIIHQFSFRKHCSCITVNCGAIPEGTIDSELFGHEKGSFTGATNMRKGYFEGADGGTIFLDEVGELPLTTQVRLLRILESGEFIKVGSSKIQKTNIRVVSATNLNMIESIQKGKFREDLYYRLNTVQIIIPPLRSRKNDIKLLFKKFSNDFSEKYRIPPINLTEESLKYLENYSWPGNIRQLKNLIEQISVMETKREISIDKLKEYIPENIPSLSFHRSNNHDQRFFKDFSRERDFFYKVLFDMQKNLNDLKILTLQLINNNSNFIENNQQLMEKVFGKIRLNNLNKNKKDDTLFRLENTSSKKKNKKSSDDELDYEEIEEDETLLSKNNENNFSLQKKEIEFIQKALMKNSGKRRMTAKELGISERTLYRKIKQYGL
- the pncB gene encoding nicotinate phosphoribosyltransferase — encoded protein: MNEFAIVSSLLDNDFYKFTMQNAIIKLFPLAKAKYEFINRGKHSFPKNFSDLLKENLQEMASLKLSNDERKFLEKNCPYLDSTYLDFLNTYQYNPKEVFISQNGKDIHMSIEGLWSSTILWEVPLMATISELYYQLTGKKCISDNKIILLTKEKLEKYKKLNVKIGEYGTRRRYSYKVQKLVLNFLKEKGNSVFIGSSNVHLSRIFSKKPIGTHGHEWVMFHAAKYGFNIADQIAMENWLNIYGKNLRIALSDTYTTSVFLKNFDKKLANLFEGVRHDSGNPILFTNEIIKHYKKLKINPLKKKIIFSDNLNPNKVATISSFCKKKINPFFGIGTNFTNDVGLPSMNMVIKMVKTLPKTKKKKWISVVKLSNVKEKSTGDKNLISLAKKILRI
- a CDS encoding RNA recognition motif domain-containing protein, which encodes MDNTKLYVGNLSYDMTEKELKEYFESIGEVTHAKIIFDESASSKRSKGFGFIEMSNEENARQAIEKLNGTELMGRNIIVSAARPRTKRDY
- the miaB gene encoding tRNA (N6-isopentenyl adenosine(37)-C2)-methylthiotransferase MiaB — encoded protein: MKQYEKKDIKNDEIKNENEEKKNSTLQTYIENYGCQMNLFDNEIVASLLLDKGFSITENLEKANIILINTCSIREKAESTLKNRLQNLKYLKKNKKNPPLFGILGCLSKQIKKLDQENIIDFSISPDSYRKISDIIIRLINENKNQKKDSKIFSLHKENETYSDITPYQFWNKNRKNKKVTAFLSITRGCDNMCTFCVVPFTRGRERSSDPNLILKECKILYEKGYKEVTLLGQNVDSYLWGGRDFLKKQILKKENKNFIDFSILLDLLAKKIPSMRIRFSTSNPHDMSEKVIEIISKHSNICNHIHLPVQSGSNKILKLMNRKYTRESYISLIKKIREKIPECSISHDIMTGFCHENEKDHQETISLMNNIKYNYGYMFSYSHRPGTYAYRKFQDNVPENVKKRRLKEIIHLQRTHSIFQMKKYIGKIQEVLIEGESKKNHQDWWYGRNTQNIGVVFPKESFIVGDLVHVQIINYTSSTLIGRGIKIK
- the dapA gene encoding 4-hydroxy-tetrahydrodipicolinate synthase is translated as MKKLSGTGVALVTPFKKDGKIDFNGLENLVKYVEDKVDYLVILGTTSEISTLKKEEKKDIIECIKSINLKKLPLILGIGGNDTKSVINNIKNTNLSDFLAILSVSPYYNTPSQEGIYQHFRSIVNNTETNIIIYNVPKRTGSNVSPETVIRLANDFQKIIGIKEASGNVLQSYRIIEKKPKNFSVISGDDFLTLPIILGGGDGVISVIAQGFPNQVSEMVSFAKKNNVKKAFDIFYEILSMIDLIYKEGNPTGIKMFLNIIKICNSYVRLPLLNGTDSLKRKMISFLGENKEILI
- a CDS encoding ferritin; protein product: MFSEKIQKGLKKQLIRELESSQLYLSMASWSEYKGFEGICEFLYNHSNEERNHMLKLMRYINKRGGYAAIFPYENLHFYEKSYSYNSLKELFQKLFEHEIKISSEINILVELSLQEKDYFTYNFLQWYVEKQIEEENLSKSILSKIELIGDEKLGLYLFDRDLDKKF